A single region of the Vicia villosa cultivar HV-30 ecotype Madison, WI linkage group LG4, Vvil1.0, whole genome shotgun sequence genome encodes:
- the LOC131595356 gene encoding probable E3 ubiquitin-protein ligase WAVH2 has product MREGGGRRGKSKLREVARKVAVAAVYACGSFSRRKSLVDPVSIDTSCALSATISNSSYVSPSTTKYSSGEIIEESDSTITTNINNNELHNKGLCAICLDPLSYHSKGSSPGQAIFTAQCSHAFHFACISSNVRHGSVTCPICRAHWTQLPRNLNNTLSGSFASSNQSDPILRILDDSIATFRVHRRSVLRTARYDDDDPVEPNESPDTPKLCFSLEPIPPNAATSFHPALQVSNHASCPCSSSSMLHSSPMQTPYITCPSSNRAYLSVKLAHERATDLVLVASPNGPHLRLLKQAMALVVFSLRHIDRLAIVTYSSAAARVFPLRRMTTYGKRTALQVIDRLFYMGQADPVEGLKKGIKILEDRLHKNPESCILHLSDNPTRPYHAISMELPSTPIHRFHVGFGFGTSSGFVMQEFEEFLAKILGGIVREIQLRICGAGEEGGNGRVIRIGEIRGGEERRIVLDLGDCSHVYVEYSYIEGEIDECVRRTGERVVGVGDEHKGEEDEDGEENESERYMNTTNTGGRNSSVECWDFHDPYMARRWAKYLHGYRL; this is encoded by the exons ATGAGGGAAGGAGGAGGAAGAAGAGGAAAATCAAAGCTTAGAGAAGTAGCAAGGAAAGTTGCAGTTGCTGCAGTCTATGCATGTGGTTCATTCTCCAGAAGAAAATCACTGGTGGATCCAGTTTCCATTGACACTTCTTGTGCTTTATCTGCTACT ATCTCAAATTCCTCATATGTGTCTCCATCTACAACAAAATATTCCTCAGGAGAGATAATTGAAGAAAGTGATTCAACTATAAccacaaacatcaacaacaatgAGCTTCATAACAAG GGTTTGTGTGCTATATGCTTAGATCCTCTGAGTTACCACAGCAAGGGAAGCAGTCCAGGCCAAGCTATATTCACAGCTCAGTGTTCTCATGCATTCCATTTTGCCTGTATCTCTTCCAATGTCCGTCACGGTAGTGTCACTTGTCCCATTTGCCGCGCGCATTGGACACAGCTCCCTCGCAACCTTAACAACACTCTTTCTGGTTCTTTTGCTTCTAGTAACCAAAGTGATCCTATTCTGAGAATTCTCGATGATTCTATTGCCACCTTCCGTGTTCATCGCCGTTCTGTTCTGCGTACTGCTCGCTATGATGACGATGATCCTGTCGAGCCTAATGAATCACCTGACACTCCTAAGTTGTGTTTCTCTCTAGAACCTATTCCACCAAATGCAGCAACTAGTTTCCATCCGGCTTTGCAAGTGAGCAACCATGCATCATGTCCTTGCAGCTCCTCATCGATGTTACATTCTTCACCTATGCAAACGCCTTATATCACATGTCCCTCGTCTAATAGAGCTTATCTTTCGGTAAAACTAGCCCACGAACGAGCAACCGACTTGGTCTTAGTTGCTAGCCCCAATGGACCACACCTAAGGCTTCTCAAACAAGCAATGGCTCTGGTGGTTTTCTCCCTCAGACACATCGACAGACTAGCCATTGTCACATACTCCTCAGCCGCAGCTCGTGTCTTCCCCTTAAGACGCATGACAACCTACGGAAAACGCACAGCCCTTCAAGTTATCGACCGTTTGTTTTACATGGGCCAAGCTGATCCAGTCGAAGGGTTGAAAAAAGGAATTAAGATACTAGAAGACCGATTACACAAGAACCCCGAGTCCTGTATCCTCCACCTATCCGATAACCCTACAAGACCATACCACGCAATCAGCATGGAACTTCCATCCACACCAATTCATCGATTTCATGTAGGATTCGGCTTCGGCACTTCAAGTGGATTTGTCATGCAAGAGTTTGAGGAGTTTCTGGCAAAGATATTAGGAGGCATTGTTAGGGAAATCCAACTAAGAATCTGCGGAGCCGGCGAAGAAGGCGGAAATGGAAGAGTGATAAGAATAGGAGAGATAAGAGGCGGAGAAGAGAGAAGAATTGTATTAGACTTAGGCGATTGTAGTCATGTGTATGTAGAGTATAGCTACATTGAAGGTGAAATTGATGAGTGTGTTAGAAGAACAGGAGAAAGAGTTGTAGGTGTTGGAGATGAACATaaaggtgaagaagatgaagatggtgaagagAATGAGAGTGAAAGATATATGAACACTACAAACACAGGTGGTAGGAATAGTAGTGTTGAGTGCTGGGATTTTCATGATCCTTATATGGCTAGAAGATGGGCTAAGTATTTGCATGGTTATAGACTTTGA